In Colwellia sp. PAMC 20917, a single genomic region encodes these proteins:
- a CDS encoding carbon starvation CstA family protein, whose product MIIFFICITLLILGYKFYSPFIEKQAGIDETIKTPQVRFEEGVDYVAIHPVKAFLIQFLNIAGVGPIFGPILGALYGPVALIWIVLGNILGGAVHDYFSGVMSIKEDGKSLPEIAGHYYNVYFKGIMLIFTTMLLFFVGVVFIMSPAGLLSNLSYFEGTFLAGNTFWVLVILGYYLLATLLPIDKIITKLYPLFGLLMIVMTSLIAISLLMNAPHLPVAGDFLGYFNSDHYSHDFLEPNADGLPVWPLLFITITCGAISGFHSTQAPIIARCLTNEKYVRPVYYGAMMCEGIVGCVWALAGIAAFPEGYSELKALLDQGGPGLVVNHIANSYLGALGGIMAIIAVAIFPITSGDTAFRSLRLTLVDAFNIPQSLRNRLLLAVPILVIAYFMTKLDFSIIWRYFAFSNMLLSTSVLWLATKFLFDRGTFHWIVSLPAIVGTSVSVSYIMTAGIGLNLSSEYGKLIGAVVGVISLILLIVAHNKRVNIASTTA is encoded by the coding sequence ATGATTATCTTTTTTATCTGTATCACTCTATTAATATTGGGCTATAAATTTTATAGCCCTTTCATTGAAAAACAAGCGGGCATTGATGAAACAATCAAAACACCTCAAGTACGTTTTGAAGAAGGGGTTGATTATGTTGCCATCCACCCAGTTAAAGCCTTTCTTATTCAGTTTTTAAATATTGCCGGGGTAGGTCCTATTTTTGGTCCTATCCTTGGTGCTCTCTATGGACCGGTTGCACTTATTTGGATTGTACTTGGTAATATTTTAGGTGGCGCAGTACATGATTACTTTTCTGGGGTCATGAGTATTAAAGAAGATGGTAAAAGTTTGCCTGAAATTGCAGGTCACTATTACAACGTTTACTTTAAAGGGATAATGTTGATATTCACCACCATGCTACTGTTTTTTGTTGGCGTTGTTTTTATCATGAGTCCTGCCGGATTATTAAGTAATTTAAGTTATTTTGAAGGCACATTTTTAGCCGGTAATACCTTTTGGGTTTTAGTTATTTTAGGCTACTATTTACTGGCAACACTGTTACCCATAGATAAGATAATAACCAAGCTCTACCCCCTTTTTGGTTTACTCATGATAGTGATGACCTCGCTTATCGCGATATCATTACTTATGAATGCGCCACACTTACCTGTCGCTGGTGATTTTTTGGGGTATTTTAACTCAGACCATTACAGTCATGACTTTTTAGAGCCTAATGCTGACGGTCTCCCTGTCTGGCCATTATTATTTATAACAATTACCTGTGGCGCAATTAGTGGTTTCCATTCGACACAAGCACCGATTATCGCGCGTTGTTTAACCAATGAAAAATATGTACGCCCAGTCTATTATGGCGCGATGATGTGCGAAGGCATTGTAGGTTGTGTTTGGGCCTTAGCCGGTATAGCAGCATTTCCTGAAGGTTACTCAGAACTTAAAGCATTGCTTGACCAAGGGGGTCCTGGCTTAGTGGTTAACCATATTGCAAACAGCTACCTTGGCGCACTCGGTGGCATTATGGCTATTATTGCCGTTGCGATATTCCCTATCACTTCTGGAGATACCGCTTTTCGGTCCTTGCGTCTAACCTTAGTGGATGCATTTAATATCCCACAAAGTTTACGCAACCGCCTCTTGTTAGCCGTGCCTATTTTAGTTATTGCTTATTTTATGACAAAATTAGATTTTTCAATAATATGGCGTTATTTTGCTTTTTCAAACATGCTACTTTCTACCAGCGTATTATGGCTAGCCACTAAATTTTTGTTTGACCGTGGCACTTTCCATTGGATTGTCAGTTTACCTGCCATTGTTGGTACTAGTGTTAGTGTCTCTTATATTATGACGGCAGGAATAGGCTTAAATTTATCCAGTGAATATGGCAAATTAATCGGGGCTGTGGTCGGTGTTATCTCACTTATCTTATTAATAGTGGCACACAATAAACGGGTAAATATTGCCTCAACAACAGCTTAA
- a CDS encoding catalase family peroxidase, with protein sequence MKHNLITSSISAFFLIATATATSTAAATDKEVVANDFVEIFEKLGGKHPGYRKAHAKGLCASGTFVPTPNQHFTGAALLSNGELPVSIRFSVGGSNPNSDEKAAGTRGMGMQIKLPDGSFHTFTGNNFPVFAGKNPEVFHGFLSTLLPDENGKTDPAKTMAYIQQHPSVQANAIWNKTAKTAASFANTEFFGLHTFYFDQPNQQKTKFRWTIEPNLGVKTLEKAEAAKMPTEFLADTFAQQLKDETVSFNIMASLGEAQDSDIDPSQQWPSERPQVMLGTVTVNTSGSDACKNTNFDPNMMSAGFTPSDDPVLRMRSPAYAISFGKRLSGQ encoded by the coding sequence ATGAAACATAATCTCATCACCTCAAGTATTAGTGCTTTTTTTCTCATCGCTACTGCGACAGCAACATCGACCGCTGCAGCCACTGATAAAGAAGTTGTCGCTAATGATTTTGTTGAAATATTTGAAAAATTGGGCGGGAAACATCCTGGCTATAGAAAAGCACATGCTAAAGGTTTGTGTGCATCGGGTACTTTTGTGCCAACACCCAATCAACATTTTACTGGAGCTGCTTTGTTATCGAACGGCGAACTACCGGTATCTATTCGCTTTTCCGTTGGTGGTTCAAATCCCAATAGTGATGAAAAAGCGGCTGGTACACGCGGCATGGGCATGCAAATAAAGTTACCTGATGGCTCTTTCCACACTTTTACTGGTAACAACTTTCCGGTGTTTGCCGGTAAAAATCCAGAAGTTTTTCATGGTTTTTTATCGACATTACTTCCTGACGAAAATGGTAAAACTGATCCCGCTAAAACCATGGCATATATTCAACAACACCCGAGTGTTCAAGCTAATGCTATATGGAATAAAACGGCTAAAACAGCCGCTTCATTTGCCAACACTGAGTTCTTTGGTTTGCACACTTTTTACTTTGACCAACCTAATCAACAGAAAACTAAATTTCGCTGGACCATTGAGCCTAATTTAGGGGTGAAAACATTAGAAAAAGCTGAGGCTGCCAAAATGCCTACTGAGTTTTTAGCGGATACCTTTGCGCAACAGCTTAAAGATGAGACGGTCAGTTTTAACATTATGGCAAGTTTAGGTGAAGCACAAGACAGTGATATTGACCCATCACAACAGTGGCCAAGTGAGCGTCCTCAAGTAATGCTAGGCACAGTGACCGTTAATACCAGTGGTAGCGATGCATGTAAAAATACTAATTTTGATCCTAATATGATGTCAGCAGGCTTTACGCCAAGTGATGATCCGGTATTAAGAATGCGCTCACCAGCTTATGCTATATCTTTTGGCAAAAGGTTGAGTGGTCAATAA
- a CDS encoding TetR/AcrR family transcriptional regulator, translating to MRDAELTRQKILEISADEIHKKGFIATSLSCILVRCEVSKGALYHHFKNKMELGYAVFEEIYTPMFLELWQPAVEVDDPIEGLCDFFTAMYTNSSCDEIVCGCPLNNLCQEMSGVDEGFRLRILNMQQQLNQLIAINLQRVANQLRDDIDFSQVAYFIVSTFHGSSSLSKSSKNKDLFEKVIKELCNYIRNLRSH from the coding sequence ATGAGAGACGCAGAGCTAACTCGTCAAAAAATACTAGAAATAAGTGCGGATGAAATTCATAAAAAGGGTTTCATCGCAACAAGCTTATCTTGTATTTTAGTGCGCTGTGAAGTTTCAAAAGGTGCCTTGTATCATCATTTTAAAAATAAAATGGAGTTGGGCTACGCTGTTTTTGAAGAAATTTATACACCCATGTTTTTAGAATTATGGCAGCCAGCAGTAGAGGTAGATGATCCTATTGAAGGTTTATGCGACTTTTTTACCGCTATGTATACTAATTCATCTTGTGACGAAATTGTTTGTGGTTGTCCTTTAAATAACCTTTGCCAAGAGATGTCTGGCGTAGATGAAGGCTTTCGCTTACGTATTTTAAACATGCAGCAACAACTCAACCAACTTATCGCCATTAACTTACAACGTGTCGCTAACCAGCTTCGTGACGACATTGATTTTAGCCAAGTTGCCTATTTTATTGTTTCAACTTTTCATGGTTCTTCTAGTTTAAGTAAAAGTTCTAAAAATAAAGACCTCTTTGAAAAAGTCATCAAAGAACTGTGCAACTATATTAGAAATCTTAGAAGTCATTAA
- a CDS encoding MlaC/ttg2D family ABC transporter substrate-binding protein, whose translation MKHLMAIFTLLFMTSLASFSSNAFSIENSPYTVIAETGERLFSRIAKDQESLKKFPELMRDIVEEELMPSIDYKYAAFKVLGRNLRTMTPEQREKFVVSMRSYLVRTYAIALKQYKQQDVAFESHKSTNGARIVGVNSVIRNANAPEINITFQMRQDRQTSQWKAYDMIIEGISLLSSKEAEISQRIQKSGIDQVTLELASFNQ comes from the coding sequence ATGAAACACTTAATGGCAATATTTACTCTCTTATTCATGACTTCATTGGCAAGCTTTTCCAGCAATGCCTTCAGCATTGAAAACTCTCCATACACAGTAATTGCTGAAACAGGAGAACGTTTGTTTTCTCGTATTGCTAAAGATCAAGAGTCACTGAAAAAATTCCCTGAACTGATGCGTGATATTGTTGAAGAAGAGTTAATGCCATCAATAGATTACAAATACGCCGCATTCAAGGTTTTAGGTAGAAATTTGAGAACGATGACCCCAGAACAGCGTGAAAAATTTGTTGTTTCTATGCGCAGTTACTTAGTAAGAACTTACGCAATAGCGTTAAAACAATATAAACAACAAGACGTTGCATTTGAATCTCATAAATCAACCAATGGCGCTAGAATTGTTGGTGTTAATTCAGTTATTCGTAATGCCAATGCGCCTGAAATTAACATTACTTTTCAAATGCGCCAAGACAGACAAACAAGTCAATGGAAAGCTTACGATATGATCATCGAAGGTATCTCTTTACTCAGTAGTAAAGAAGCTGAAATAAGCCAACGGATCCAAAAGAGTGGCATTGACCAAGTGACCTTAGAGTTAGCTTCTTTTAATCAATAA
- a CDS encoding histidine phosphatase family protein translates to MTVINFYLTRHGETQWNKIGKFQGQLDSPLTDKGYRQADGIARQLVDHKIDLIVSSTLPRAKSTAEICQLTVDCPLNFAPALIERDFGLWQGKVIDEVKLEKNFHAIFHQVNASAPPSGESGIDCALRFQQALIEIANTSDDQKSPQDKTTTKPNDIAIKSILVVSHGDILRCFLSLFVENFSDKQAINSQQKAFDNGCIFQLAYQCKTKVFTLIATHDITKPSAVIMPR, encoded by the coding sequence ATGACGGTTATTAATTTTTATCTTACGCGCCACGGCGAAACACAGTGGAATAAAATAGGGAAGTTTCAAGGACAGTTAGATAGCCCTTTAACCGATAAAGGCTATCGACAAGCTGATGGAATTGCTAGGCAACTAGTTGATCACAAGATAGACCTTATTGTAAGCTCAACATTACCAAGAGCAAAAAGTACCGCTGAAATTTGTCAACTGACAGTAGATTGTCCACTTAACTTTGCGCCGGCCTTAATCGAGCGAGATTTTGGCCTCTGGCAAGGAAAAGTTATTGACGAAGTTAAATTAGAAAAAAACTTCCATGCTATTTTTCATCAAGTAAACGCCTCCGCACCGCCGAGTGGAGAATCGGGTATTGACTGCGCACTTCGCTTTCAACAAGCATTAATTGAGATTGCTAATACTAGTGATGATCAAAAATCGCCACAAGATAAAACGACCACTAAGCCCAACGACATAGCGATTAAGAGTATTCTTGTGGTTAGTCACGGCGATATATTACGCTGTTTTTTATCTTTGTTTGTTGAAAATTTTTCTGATAAACAAGCAATTAACAGTCAACAAAAAGCCTTTGATAATGGCTGCATTTTTCAGCTTGCCTACCAGTGTAAAACTAAAGTATTTACCCTTATAGCGACACACGACATCACTAAACCTTCAGCGGTGATAATGCCGCGATGA
- a CDS encoding cobalamin biosynthesis protein CobD/CbiB: protein MTSSVIMVMAYLLDRWFGEVKRFHPLVGFGWLSTAIEHTVNFQHATPKTTSILLPRLLGILSWLILCLPLPILYYYFHQNQLFFWCLDALVLYFAIGLKSLQLHALQIFNPLNKNDLATARYFCGYLVSRNTADLSEQEISRATVESVLENGHDAAVASFFWFIIGGIPLVILHRLANTLDAMWGYKNQRFINFGWCAARMDDLLGWPSAKITALLYACQTNFSCSKMISALNNGYRQGQHYKSLNGGWVMATGASALNFTLGGTATYHGKTVTSTPLGCGNSVVKNDIFRSINLVNKAVIILMFTYFCYQLLHYFYSVNL from the coding sequence ATGACAAGCTCAGTGATCATGGTGATGGCATACCTGCTAGATCGTTGGTTCGGCGAAGTAAAACGATTTCATCCTTTAGTAGGCTTTGGTTGGTTAAGTACCGCAATAGAGCATACCGTTAACTTTCAGCATGCGACACCGAAAACAACCTCCATATTGTTGCCTCGATTATTGGGGATTTTATCGTGGCTTATCTTATGTTTACCTTTACCTATTCTTTATTATTACTTTCACCAAAACCAGCTATTTTTTTGGTGCTTAGATGCCTTAGTCCTTTATTTCGCTATCGGTTTAAAAAGTCTACAATTACATGCTTTACAAATATTTAATCCCCTTAATAAAAATGACTTAGCCACCGCACGATATTTTTGTGGTTATTTAGTTAGCCGAAATACAGCAGACCTATCCGAACAAGAAATTTCCCGTGCAACCGTTGAGTCTGTCCTAGAAAATGGTCATGACGCCGCTGTTGCTAGTTTCTTTTGGTTTATTATTGGTGGTATTCCACTGGTGATTTTACATCGACTCGCCAATACATTAGATGCAATGTGGGGCTATAAAAATCAACGTTTTATCAATTTTGGTTGGTGTGCTGCCCGCATGGACGACTTACTCGGTTGGCCAAGTGCAAAAATCACCGCATTACTTTATGCTTGCCAAACAAATTTTTCTTGCTCAAAAATGATCAGTGCGCTAAATAATGGTTATCGACAAGGCCAGCATTATAAAAGCCTAAATGGCGGTTGGGTAATGGCTACGGGCGCCAGCGCTCTAAACTTTACGCTGGGTGGAACAGCGACTTATCATGGCAAGACAGTAACGTCGACACCATTAGGTTGCGGTAATAGCGTTGTTAAAAATGATATTTTTCGTAGTATAAACCTGGTCAATAAAGCGGTTATTATTTTGATGTTTACTTATTTTTGCTATCAGCTCCTGCATTACTTTTATAGTGTAAATTTGTGA
- the cobD gene encoding threonine-phosphate decarboxylase CobD, producing the protein MDNQADGSSPLLVHGGQLNEVAQRYQIPLEKWLDLSTGISPINYPIPAIPENIWQQLPQPNQAMLSAAKNYYGTQNISVTSGSQAVIARLPALYLNHINQPANAIEVWLPEVGYKEHERAWHDAGFTIKNYQQLPTCEALSRYAIVVVINPNNPTGELQQQQTLTTLLTTLESLSGWLIVDEAFMDVITPSQSLIHLTANKHLFVLRSIGKFFGLAGIRIGFVSAHPSWISKLQQLSSPWEVNGPAQFITEQALKNKVWQVAQQQQLIALSIKLEALLAKTFLPNQDKSNDPSITITGCGLFKTLFHPQATELYQKFCSQGLYVRLCDEKNALRFGIPDQEQYQILAKLLAEHSHS; encoded by the coding sequence ATGGACAATCAAGCTGATGGAAGTTCGCCCCTGTTAGTACACGGTGGTCAGCTCAATGAAGTTGCCCAACGCTATCAAATTCCCTTGGAAAAATGGCTAGACTTGTCAACAGGTATCAGCCCAATTAATTACCCGATCCCCGCTATTCCTGAAAATATCTGGCAACAGTTACCACAGCCAAACCAAGCAATGCTATCTGCGGCTAAAAATTATTATGGTACACAGAATATTAGCGTAACGAGCGGTAGCCAAGCGGTTATTGCTCGTTTACCTGCACTCTATCTTAATCATATCAATCAGCCAGCAAACGCTATAGAGGTATGGTTACCGGAAGTGGGCTATAAAGAGCATGAACGAGCATGGCATGATGCTGGTTTTACCATAAAAAATTATCAACAGTTACCCACTTGCGAAGCGCTATCTCGCTACGCGATTGTTGTGGTGATTAACCCTAATAATCCAACCGGTGAATTACAGCAACAGCAAACATTAACCACACTGTTAACGACGCTTGAATCATTGTCAGGTTGGTTAATTGTTGATGAAGCTTTTATGGATGTCATAACACCGAGTCAATCGCTGATCCACTTAACGGCCAATAAACATCTTTTTGTGTTACGTTCAATCGGTAAATTTTTTGGTTTAGCGGGGATCAGAATAGGCTTTGTAAGTGCACACCCTTCTTGGATAAGTAAACTACAGCAGTTATCTTCACCTTGGGAAGTTAATGGCCCGGCTCAATTTATTACTGAGCAAGCCTTAAAGAATAAAGTCTGGCAAGTAGCGCAACAACAGCAGTTAATCGCCTTATCAATAAAGTTAGAAGCGTTATTGGCAAAAACTTTTTTACCTAACCAAGATAAAAGCAATGACCCAAGCATCACCATCACTGGGTGTGGTTTATTTAAAACCCTCTTTCATCCCCAAGCTACAGAACTTTATCAAAAATTCTGTAGCCAAGGACTTTACGTGCGCTTGTGCGACGAAAAAAATGCTTTGCGTTTTGGCATACCAGATCAAGAGCAATACCAGATATTAGCAAAATTATTGGCTGAGCATAGCCATAGCTGA